A single window of Cololabis saira isolate AMF1-May2022 chromosome 24, fColSai1.1, whole genome shotgun sequence DNA harbors:
- the xirp2a gene encoding xin actin-binding repeat-containing protein 2 isoform X2 codes for MYQAAVSNKESSSSSSAAMMDDSEACSLPGGLASVKKQFESQEFASSSSSHSSVTQFHLQKRSVQEISSSSEVTVRSSAREIIPAPTVTHQEVIHDQRVHRNNVTGSYGDHYNETVMLVGGEDLPKVSTQALKQQYEKTVEEAAPAKEIKVDVDLSQFQWAPVHQSSKNSTMKSYDTSSTVKTVTASSLASASSVAHEAKEHFPTPPSNPPQISQETIECNVASQAQESQQKYTVNKEQVLKHKNMAELKRLYKHIHPEVRKNIEEDFLSQLTEAEKAALESKEEAGDVQQACYMFENDGNNSSECSSPDGEYVEWDEILKGKHQSMRWMFENKPLDTIKDDSPDDNGDKNIAQQEIIAGKDVRYTAWMFETQPMDALRTEQSDTTEQSEKQTDLARGDVRTATWLFETQPLDCLSKIYQEDEQETDVLSKDITGGDVKTARYLFETQHLDSLGKRETIEESHFLNLKSELEEIKGDVRTTTRMFETQPMCVIRGDSGEMLEITTIRREETEKGDVKTSRWMFETQPLDMINKDPSQVKLICSIFTEDNAQGDVNKGRWLFETKTLDTIKDEEWETSRNLKEEILGADVRRHCLVFETQPMAILKDDANARPLPSEEILGGDVQSAKHLFETVPMENLKELLEVGKLQKMVATEEEKGDVRHQKWVFESQPLSNIREEKKEITRTVNMEAEDKGDVTNYKERFETMDLGKCEGTQRILVEGVTTGSVKSNTVLFESTPMYAMQDSSGHYHEVKTVRREEVVKGDVRSCRWMFETRPIDEFDESINKFQIIKGISKQEIESGDVKTAKWLFETQQLDAIKYFSNEEDEERKTKEVIGIEKGDVKTCRWLFETQPMDVLYEKVEKSKTDVEEVQKGDVKTCTWLFETQTLDNIHDHSESETETILKTCTVKQEDVHGKDVRLARFLFETENLDNITGEDGSSFRRVTEIDVQSGDVSRMKFIFENRSSDIVSSTSEETMQRLKTEQAEDIHRGDVVNCTWKFENQPIDAICEDTTDMKEIRTVTDVQGGDVGQGRFIFETYSLDKIKESTETDISEVTSIFRDHIEKGDVKNYTMMFETQPLYAIRDKEGYYHEVTTVTKEEIMRGDVVGARWLFETKPLDSIRDSEEVYVIKAVTEEDINKGDVSSARWKFETQPLDEITDDIKTRSKTVADIQGGDVKTSTQRFETDEMSQKYIRTVSVSEIQKGDVRSATWMFETRTIDEIRGDGSEYDGMERVTKEEVMKGDVKESVWLFEKHPLDSIKESDDAELVVTKEEIPQADVKMTTWLFESTPFHQFNESSVEKTEIIGKSIRETLEELYSQEMVGSQGVLIEADEIGDVRMAKYKLLNQDLPQIQKEEIIRGDLSNIMMNLLNRGETTERGITIDEEERGNINTTVRQLFNQERGINVEKEAIIRGDIQEAMNNLLQKEGSSKRGILIQEDEKGDVRMTIYSLLNKGERTSTEKEDIIQGNVSKTLHRLLSNSGEEEAKRIRVGETERGNVSFYSTCIESGALDYLKQLQSEADEEREEVQKEDIIGGNVEETKILLRKNQQQIGRTVAEDDIVPGDVHSTVKVFMTEPNVAYRNLEKEDIVKGDLTAALDLLTQAVNQKVLMEKEEVVKGDIHTTLKYLEEAQNQMRETEKPEIVRGDIRGALESLEKSASVKTEVTVDDLVPGDIKGTLKSLQEAKQAVKEVEKEEIIKGDIHTAMQSLHEASSEKKVSLHQVSEQGDVRGTIQLLLEPSTSPKMQRRGSTEGDVKTSIKTLYDGQEMAQLEKEEVVKGDVQGAIKSLMQRKQYSNKKRSHHPKKAKEPMKNPLTVKQVEHGCLHEAKSECAALSAAPAVKNLSQSTESQKHTQRHHDSKLLKTQVITQEDHSVAVVKTDNPAGASHQKSRKEQPPQKIQAPQPVIIKNKQKTNKDQTVTAAAAAAADVNVMKQVQNTSQTNISNKQICETKTIKQVQTTVTEQTIVHNQNVTVAEQMSTSQKQTQNKALTTKATVKNMKSDHKNLDVRGKGAVKKVKAEIHFPPPPSSPPPPSESDLSLPPPPSPVTESLASPTRQPSYQRQDSDLPPPPPPPPMECMKSELEFFPPPPPPPPASSVGPNDFLPPPPSQQELNAMPPPAKLGKPFVRPLFKVPKQPEPQPRPVPVKPKWQKKQPAPPVPSPQIPPAQEKAVSTVQKEEAKVQEVKLESSQQTSNETSKTAAVSPTKLPSTLPVRPAQSPQPPRKLFIPPIKLPPSPDPNPATKAKPYARKFKTPLMLAEERYRQQKLEEEEKSRVSTPTSPPVHTHFSAGKEELSVTEKDEKEVAKEVTKPKSEEGTQSQDLSAKKSPSQIPLSKPSISVMNKKSAPGSSNVPLDKRSVSSKQSSDKILNSTAVNQTVSVSRSHPEASNKEIQSSSKAVTSSVLEQQQFKKSSSRSAATTQSLHQENLQSQAAVTLKTEDVKNINVPLTQEAKTSLAQPTKIPKVTPNFKVKTFKMPTEKKEKGDSVEQKEVIKSGTHSQQEKSIMSERIESKVTLESSQQTSARTEMKTEVKVKEKKNQVTPPVKEAEAKGHVKKGKQVQKHEAEATLSPSVTVSAPKSVKITSAAAHQGQGLVSSSHSQQSVRSEQIQRREEVVVTESVQQQSLQRQEAVHMQQQRVKLQATEANKMQMEGRTSKIVPVKGVGKPGHDDKVQAEEVTGLEKCYVMQKLLAQMKELEGAPSRIDSHTVTLILDEVPSWVIGSDEKNNFSQIAKQQSKKKLKEMMAYLKSVVHTKLTVLENGLKLTEKEVKHEKETEEPPVPPPTAPKPDKKVFSGPMTKVSKVSMSSSKAEKVVEERRSIQESRVHQELSEAADQRVSSPLASIRSASPTFISIESRRIDSPLRVTPSPPPYRAVGTPPPPPRKPFAPASTLSRATPSPTLSRSEKTIKIKDSTSKLSREMTPPPPLPVPEVFTVEREQPSPFSDRGTPIERSEADAMEMADSMTTVKDKKSFFEEAQKAGVSKTYIRRDPIDIPERLGPDAEEAPETVSIDLLKEDLPRVDLSKLVNRFESPKPKSYSRKEPIVIAERLGSDTEDTETEAPSSKSEEIHTFNVKAITDVFETGEHSSQAARELREQIERREPETVGHSESSSVTEQVCTVDDFGNITTETMSAVHSESSLNRGNPPSYADVVRGNVLTVNVPPEASTEELLRNFQQSWAESQGVFQNLGFSVTEQRTSQTVTHQQETFVTENSNSRVRTVQGVSEEGLPHGVADSRQTKLP; via the exons GAGATATCAAGCTCCTCAGAGGTCACAGTGAGAAGCAGTGCCAGAGAGATTATCCCTGCACCAACCGTCACTCACCAGGAG GTGATCCATGATCAAAGAGTCCACCGTAACAATGTGACCGGCAGTTATGGGGACCATTACAATGAAACAG TTATGCTTGTCGGAGGAGAGGACCTACCAAAGGTTTCCACTCAGGCTTTGAAGCAGCAGTACGAAAAAACGGTGGAGGAAGCTGCACCAGCCAAGGAAATTAAG GTTGATGTGGATTTGAGCCAGTTTCAGTGGGCGCCCGTGCACCAGAGCTCCAAAAACTCCACCATGAAAAGCTATGACACATCCTCCACAGTGAAGACGGTCACCGCCTCATCACTAGCATCCGCCTCATCTGTGGCTCATGAGGCAAAGGAACATTTCCCTACCCCACCCTCAAACCCACCACAGATATCACAAGAAACCATTGAATGCAACGTTGCTTCACAGGCGCAAGAGTCCCAACAAAAGTACACTGTAAATAAAGAGCAGGTGCTTAAACACAAGAACATGGCAGAGCTGAAGCGTCTTTACAAGCACATACATCCAGAAGTCCGCAAGAACATCGAAGAAGACTTCCTGAGTCAGCTCACTGAAGCAGAAAAGGCAGCATTGGAGAGTAAGGAAGAGGCGGGGGATGTCCAGCAGGCCTGCTATATGTTTGAAAATGACGGCAACAACTCCAGTGAATGCTCGAGCCCTGATGGCGAGTACGTGGAGTGGGACGAGATCCTCAAAGGTAAACACCAATCAATGCGctggatgtttgaaaacaagcCTCTGGATACAATCAAAGATGACTCTCCAGATGACAATGGGGACAAAAATATTGCACAGCAAGAAATCATTGCTGGAAAAGATGTCAGATATACAGCTTGGATGTTCGAGACGCAGCCCATGGATGCTCTTCGTACAGAACAGTCAGATACAACTGAGCAGTCGGAAAAACAGACTGATCTTGCAAGAGGTGATGTCCGCACTGCAACTTGGCTTTTTGAAACTCAGCCTCTCGATTGTCTGAGCAAGATCTACCAAGAAGATGAGCAGGAAACGGATGTCCTCTCCAAAGACATAACAGGAGGAGATGTGAAAACTGCCAGGTACCTCTTTGAGACCCAGCATCTGGACTCCTTGGGTAAAAGGGAAACCATTGAGGAGAGTCACTTCTTGAACTTGAAGTCTGAGCTGGAAGAGATTAAGGGGGATGTGAGGACGACCACCCGCATGTTCGAGACGCAGCCCATGTGTGTCATCAGAGGGGATTCAGGAGAAATGCTGGAAATCACCACCATCCGCAGGGAGGAGACTGAAAAGGGGGACGTGAAGACATCCCGCTGGATGTTTGAAACCCAGCCTCTCGATATGATCAACAAAGATCCCTCACAAGTAAAACTGATATGTAGTATTTTCACGGAGGACAACGCTCAAGGCGACGTGAACAAAGGTAGATGGCTGTTTGAGACAAAGACACTTGACACCATTAAGGATGAGGAATGGGAGACTTCCAGAAACCTAAAAGAAGAAATCCTGGGAGCTGATGTAAGGAGGCACTGTCTCGTTTTTGAGACACAGCCTATGGCTATACTGAAAGACGATGCCAATGCTAGACCTCTACCCTCTGAGGAGATTCTAGGTGGAGACGTTCAGTCAGCCAAACATCTATTTGAAACGGTACCCATGGAAAATCTTAAAGAGCTGCTTGAAGTGGGAAAACTTCAGAAAATGGTTGCAACTGAGGAAGAGAAGGGTGATGTGAGGCATCAAAAATGGGTCTTTGAAAGCCAGCCGCTGTCGAACATTcgggaggagaagaaggagatAACGAGAACTGTGAACATGGAGGCAGAAGACAAAGGAGATGTGACAAACTATAAAGAGCGGTTTGAAACGATGGATTTGGGTAAATGTGAGGGAACACAGAGAATCCTAGTTGAAGGTGTCACAACTGGGTCAGTTAAGTCCAACACAGTACTCTTTGAATCGACCCCAATGTATGCCATGCAAGACAGCTCTGGCCACTACCATGAGGTGAAGACTGTCAGGCGTGAGGAGGTTGTGAAGGGAGACGTGCGGAGCTGCAGGTGGATGTTTGAAACACGCCCCATTGATGAGTTTGATGAGAGCATCAATAAGTTCCAGATCATAAAGGGCATTTCCAAACAGGAGATTGAGTCAGGGGATGTCAAAACAGCCAAGTGGCTTTTTGAAACCCAACAACTTGATGCTATTAAATATTTCAGTAATGAAGAGGACGAAGAACGTAAAACCAAAGAAGTGATTGGAATTGAAAAAGGGGATGTGAAAACATGCAGGTGGTTATTTGAAACCCAGCCAATGGATGTTCTGTACGAAAAGGTTGAGAAGAGCAAGACTGATGTGGAAGAAGTGCAAAAAGGCGACGTGAAAACATGCACTTGGCTGTTTGAGACCCAGACACTCGACAACATCCACGATCACTCGGAGTCTGAGACGGAGACGATCCTGAAAACCTGCACTGTGAAGCAGGAGGACGTTCACGGAAAAGACGTGCGGCTGGCTCGCTTCCTCTTCGAAACGGAGAACCTGGATAACATCACAGGGGAGGACGGCAGCTCTTTCAGGAGGGTGACGGAAATTGACGTCCAGTCGGGAGATGTGTCCCGGATGAAGTTCATCTTTGAGAACCGTTCCTCTGATATTGTGAGCTCCACCTCAGAGGAAACGATGCAGAGGTTGAAGACGGAGCAGGCTGAGGACATCCACAGGGGGGACGTGGTCAACTGCACCTGGAAGTTTGAGAACCAGCCAATTGATGCCATTTGTGAGGACACCACGGACATGAAGGAAATTCGCACAGTGACTGATGTCCAGGGTGGCGACGTTGGCCAGGGCCGCTTCATTTTTGAAACCTACTCGCTGGATAAAATAAAGGAGTCCACAGAGACGGATATTTCAGAAGTTACTAGTATTTTCAGAGACCACATAGAGAAGGGAGATGTGAAGAATTACACCATGATGTTTGAAACGCAGCCACTTTATGCCATCCGCGATAAGGAGGGCTATTATCATGAAGTAACCACGGTTACTAAAGAAGAAATTATGAGAGGAGATGTGGTGGGGGCTCGATGGCTGTTTGAGACAAAACCTCTAGATTCAATTAGAGATTCAGAGGAGGTCTATGTTATTAAAGCAGTGACTGAAGAAGACATTAACAAAGGAGACGTAAGCTCCGCAAGGTGGAAGTTTGAAACGCAACCTTTGGATGAAATAACAGACGATATAAAAACACGATCAAAGACGGTTGCAGACATCCAAGGGGGGGATGTGAAGACAAGCACGCAGCGATTCGAGACCGATGAGATGTCTCAAAAGTACATCAGAACTGTGAGCGTGAGTGAAATCCAAAAGGGAGACGTCAGAAGTGCTACGTGGATGTTTGAAACCCGCACCATCGATGAGATCCGCGGTGACGGCTCCGAGTACGATGGCATGGAGAGAGTGACAAAAGAGGAGGTCATGAAAGGGGACGTCAAGGAGTCTGTATGGCTCTTTGAAAAGCACCCGCTCGACAGCATCAAAGAGTCTGACGACGCGGAGCTCGTCGTGACGAAGGAGGAGATCCCACAGGCTGATGTGAAGATGACAACCTGGCTGTTTGAAAGCACTCCATTCCACCAGTTCAATGAGAGCAGtgtggaaaaaactgaaataattgGTAAAAGTATCAGGGAGACACTAGAGGAGCTTTACTCTCAGGAAATGGTGGGGTCACAGGGGGTTCTAATCGAAGCGGATGAAATCGGTGATGTCCGCATGGCGAAGTATAAACTCTTGAACCAGGATCTGCCGCAAATTCAAAAAGAGGAGATCATTAGAGGAGACCTGAGCAACATAATGATGAACCTCCTGAACCGCGGGGAGACCACTGAGAGGGGCATAACTATTGACGAGGAGGAGCGGGGGAACATCAACACCACAGTGAGACAGCTATTCAATCAGGAAAGAGGAATCAATGTTGAGAAAGAGGCTATTATCCGTGGTGACATTCAGGAGGCTATGAACAACCTGCTCCAGAAGGAAGGCTCGTCCAAGCGTGGCATTCTGATTCAAGAAGATGAGAAAGGAGATGTGAGGATGACCATTTACTCCCTCTTAAATAAAGGGGAGAGAACTAGCACAGAGAAGGAGGATATAATCCAAGGCAACGTCAGCAAAACTCTTCACCGTCTTCTCTCCAACTCAGGAGAAGAGGAAGCTAAAAGGATAAGGGTTGGGGAGACGGAAAGAGGTAATGTAAGCTTTTACTCCACATGCATCGAGTCTGGAGCCTTGGATTACCTGAAGCAGCTTCAGTCTGAAGCGGATGAAGAGCGGGAGGAGGTGCAAAAGGAGGACATAATTGGTGGCAATGTGGAAGAGACCAAAATCCTGCTGCGGAAGAACCAGCAGCAGATTGGGCGCACAGTGGCTGAGGACGACATAGTCCCTGGTGACGTGCACAGCACGGTCAAAGTGTTCATGACAGAGCCTAACGTTGCCTATAGAAACCTTGAGAAGGAGGACATTGTTAAAGGGGATCTTACCGCAGCGCTGGACTTACTGACCCAAGCTGTTAATCAAAAGGTGTTGATGGAGAAGGAAGAGGTGGTAAAAGGAGACATTCACACTACTTTGAAGTATCTGGAAGAGGCCCAGAATCAAATGAGAGAGACGGAAAAGCCTGAAATTGTCAGAGGAGACATCAGGGGAGCTCTGGAGTCACTGGAGAAATCCGCATCCGTCAAAACAGAAGTGACTGTTGATGATTTAGTGCCCGGTGATATCAAAGGCACCCTGAAATCCCTGCAGGAGGCAAAGCAAGCTGTGAAAGAGGTGGAAAAGGAGGAGATTATCAAAGGAGATATTCACACTGCCATGCAGAGTTTACATGAGGCATCAAGCGAGAAAAAGGTTTCCCTGCACCAAGTGAGTGAACAAGGGGATGTTAGAGGTACCATTCAGCTTTTGCTTGAACCATCAACCTCTCCAAAAATGCAGCGCCGAGGGAGCACTGAAGGAGATGTGAAAACATCTATAAAAACTCTTTATGACGGGCAGGAGATGGCACAGTTGGAGAAAGAGGAGGTTGTTAAAGGTGATGTTCAAGGAGCAATAAAGAGTCTAATGCAAAGAAAACAGTATTCAAACAAGAAACGCAGCCATCATCCCAAGAAAGCAAAAGAGCCCATGAAAAATCCATTGACTGTAAAGCAAGTGGAGCATGGATGCTTACATGAGGCTAAGAGTGAGTGTGCAGCACTCAGTGCAGCCCCCGCTGTGAAAAATCTCTCCCAGAGCACTGAGTCACAGAAGCACACGCAGAGGCACCATGACAGCAAATTGCTGAAAACGCAGGTAATCACCCAAGAGGACCACTCTGTCGCTGTAGTCAAAACAGACAATCCTGCAGGGGCTTCTCATCAGAAGAGCAGAAAAGAGCAGCCCCCGCAGAAAATACAAGCTCCTCAGCCTGTTATtataaagaacaaacaaaagacTAATAAAGATCAAACAgtgactgctgctgctgctgctgcagctgatgTGAATGTGATGAAACAGGTGCAAAACACATCCCAGACAAACATTTCAAACAAGCAAATATGCGAGACAAAGACCATCAAACAGGTGCAGACGACCGTGACGGAACAGACCATTGTACATAACCAGAACGTTACTGTGGCGGAGCAAATGTCAACTTCTCAAAAGCAGACGCAGAATAAGGCGCTCACAACAAAGGCCACCGTAAAAAATATGAAGAGTGATCACAAAAACCTTGATGTGAGAGGGAAAGGTGCCGTCAAGAAGGTGAAAGCAGAAATCCACTTTCCCCCTCCCCCCTCGTCACCCCCGCCACCCTCCGAGTCTGACTTGTCCCTGCCTCCGCCTCCATCCCCTGTGACGGAGAGCCTGGCATCACCCACACGCCAGCCTTCTTACCAGAGGCAGGACAGCGACCTGCCGCCTCCACCACCCCCACCTCCGATGGAGTGCATGAAGTCGGAGCTTGAATTTTTCCCACCCCCTCCACCACCGCCACCTGCATCCTCAGTGGGCCCAAACGATTTTCTCCCCCCACCGCCGTCACAGCAGGAGCTCAACGCGATGCCTCCTCCTGCAAAGCTAGGGAAACCTTTTGTCAGACCGTTATTTAAAGTGCCCAAGCAGCCGGAACCACAACCCCGGCCCGTGCCGGTCAAACCCAAGTGGCAGAAGAAACAACCAGCTCCCCCTGTGCCTTCACCTCAGATACCTCCTGCTCAAGAGAAAGCCGTTTCAACAGTTCAGAAGGAGGAGGCTAAAGTTCAGGAGGTGAAACTAGAATCAAGCCAACAGACGAGCAATGAAACGAGCAAAACGGCAGCAGTGTCGCCGACAAAACTACCCAGTACGCTACCAGTGAGACCAGCCCAAAGCCCGCAGCCACCAAGAAAACTGTTTATTCCCCCAATTAAGCTGCCTCCATCCCCAGATCCTAATCCAGCCACAAAGGCAAAGCCATATGCTCGCAAATTTAAAACCCCCCTCATGCTTGCGGAGGAAAGGTACCGGCAGCAGAAgctagaggaagaggagaagagtaGAGTCTCAACTCCTACTTCACCGCCAGTTcatacacacttctctgctggcAAAGAGGAGCTTTCTGTCacggaaaaagatgaaaaagaagtGGCCAAAGAAGTGACAAAGCCAAAAAGTGAAGAGGGAACACAATCACAAGACCTATCAGCCAAGAAAAGCCCTTCCCAGATCCCTTTGAGCAAGCCCTCAATCTCAGTAATGAATAAGAAATCAGCCCCCGGATCTTCAAATGTGCCCCTAGATAAAAGGTCTGTTTCCAGCAAGCAGTCCTCTGACAAAATCCTTAACTCTACTGCTGTTAATCAAACCGTTTCTGTTTCCCGATCTCATCCGGAGGCCTCAAATAAAGAAATCCAGTCAAGCTCAAAGGCAGTCACTTCCTCAGTTCTGGAGCAGCAACAGTTTAAGAAATCCAGCAGCAGGTCTGCAGCAACCACACAGAGTCTTCACCAGGAAAACCTTCAGAGCCAGGCGGCAGTCACTTTGAAAACGGAGGATGTAAAGAATATAAATGTGCCTCTGACACAGGAAGCAAAAACGAGCCTCGCTCAGCCGACTAAAATTCCAAAGGTAACTCCAAATTTCAAAGTGAAAACCTTTAAAATGCCAACAGAGAAGAAAGAGAAGGGTGACAGCGTCGAACAAAAGGAGGTAATAAAAAGTGGAACTCATTCACAACAAGAGAAAAGTATTATGTCAGAGAGAATTGAATCAAAAGTGACTTTGGAAAGCAGCCAGCAGACTTCTGCGAGAACTGAGATGAAAACAGAAGTGAAggtaaaagagaagaaaaaccaGGTGACACCCCCTGTGAAGGAGGCTGAAGCTAAGGGTCATGTGAAGAAGGGAAAGCAGGTGCAAAAACACGAGGCTGAAGCGACGCTGTCACCATCGGTCACCGTGTCAGCGCCTAAGTCGGTTAAGATAACATCAGCGGCCGCCCATCAGGGACAAGGCCTCGTTTCCTCCTCACACAGCCAGCAGAGTGTGAGGTCAGAGCAGATTCAAAGACGTGAGGAGGTGGTCGTGACTGAGagtgtgcaacagcagagcCTGCAGAGGCAGGAGGCCGTTCACATGCAACAGCAGCGCGTCAAGCTACAAGCAACGGAGgcaaataaaatgcaaatggaGGGAAGAACGTCCAAGATCGTGCCGGTGAAAGGCGTGGGGAAACCGGGCCATGACGACAAGGTCCAGGCAGAAGAGGTGACAGGTTTAGAGAAATGCTATGTGATGCAGAAGCTGCTCGCTCAGATGAAGGAGCTTGAGGGTGCCCCCAGCAGAATAGACTCCCACACCGTCACCCTGATCTTAGACGAAGTCCCCAGTTGGGTGATCGGCTCAGACGAGAAAAACAATTTCAGTCAAATTGCAAAACAGCAAAGTAAGAAAAAGTTGAAAGAGATGATGGCATATCTGAAAAGTGTGGTTCACACGAAGCTCACAGTTCTGGAGAACGGCTTAAAACTGACGGAAAAGGAGGTGAAACATGAAAAGGAGACGGAGGAGCCGCCAGTTCCACCACCAACGGCTCCAAAACCGGACAAGAAAGTTTTCAGCGGCCCAATGACAAAGGTGTCGAAGGTCAGCATGAGTTCGTCCAAAGCAGAGAAAGTGGTGGAGGAGAGAAGGTCGATCCAGGAAAGCAGAGTCCATCAGGAGCTGAGTGAAGCAGCTGATCAGAGGGTGTCTTCTCCGTTAGCGAGCATTCGTAGCGCATCACCCACTTTTATCAGTATTGAATCGAGGAGGATCGACTCGCCGCTTAGAGTGACTCCTTCTCCCCCACCCTACAGAGCAGTCGGGacaccccccccacctccacGTAAGCCATTCGCACCTGCATCCACCCTCAGCAGGGCAACGCCGTCGCCCACCCTCAGCCGCTCAGAGAAGACGATAAAAATCAAGGACTCCACCTCAAAGCTTTCGCGTGAAATGACCCCCCCGCCTCCCCTGCCGGTGCCGGAAGTTTTTACAGTCGAAAGAGAGCAACCCTCTCCGTTTAGCGACCGGGGGACTCCCATTGAGAGAAGTGAGGCTGACGCAATGGAGATGGCCGATTCCATGACGACGGTCAAGGACAAGAAAAGTTTCTTCGAGGAAGCCCAGAAGGCTGGAGTGAGCAAGACGTACATTCGCAGAGATCCGATTGATATCCCTGAGCGTTTGGGACCTGATGCTGAGGAGGCCCCTGAGACTGTGAGCATCGATCTTCTGAAGGAGGACCTTCCAAGGGTCGATTTATCGAAGCTCGTGAACAGATTTGAGTCTCCAAAACCCAAGAGCTACTCCAGGAAAGAGCCGATTGTTATTGCTGAGAGGCTGGGGAGTGACACCGAGGACACAGAGACCGAAGCCCCCTCTTCAAAAAGTGAAGAGATTCATACATTTAATGTGAAAGCAATAACGGATGTGTTTGAGACAGGGGAACACAGTTCTCAGGCAGCCCGAGAGCTGAGAGAGCAGATAGAGAGAAGGGAACCTGAAACAGTGGGTCACTCTGAGAGCAGCTCGGTCACCGAACAGGTGTGCACCGTTGACGACTTTGGGAACATCACAACGGAAACCATGAGTGCAGTGCACTCTGAGAGCTCCCTGAACCGCGGCAACCCTCCTTCCTATGCAGACGTAGTGCGGGGCAACGTTCTCACCGTGAACGTGCCGCCCGAGGcctccacggaggagctactgAGGAACTTCCAGCAGTCGTGGGCCGAGAGCCAGGGAGTCTTCCAGAATCTGGGCTTCAGCGTCACCGAGCAGAGGACCTCGCAGACTGTAACGCACCAGCAGGAGACCTTTGTGACGG AGAATTCGAATTCCCGAGTGCGAACTGTGCAGGGCGTGTCAGAAGAGGGTCTACCCCATGGAGTTGCTGATAGCAGACAAACAAAACTTCCATAA